Proteins encoded in a region of the Rutidosis leptorrhynchoides isolate AG116_Rl617_1_P2 chromosome 9, CSIRO_AGI_Rlap_v1, whole genome shotgun sequence genome:
- the LOC139867818 gene encoding uncharacterized mitochondrial protein AtMg00810-like encodes MAYLLLYVDDIILVTSNDLLRKRLLTMFSQEFAMKDLGPLRSFLGISVTRSPERLFLDQHAYTKDIFHRVGLSDCNMAATHVDTSAKLSSKNGKPYSNPTKYRSLAGALQYLTFTRPDISYAVQQVCLHMYDPKDIHMLALKRILRYLQGTPTLGLHIHKSRSTSLVAFTDADWGGCPDTRRSTSGYCVYYGDTLISWSSKRQATLSRSSAEDEYRGVANVVVESCWLRNLLLELKCPISKATLVFCDNISAIYLAGNPVQHQRTKHIELDIHFVREKVAKGQVRILHVPTRYQIADIFTKGLPRLLFEEFRSSLGISSPNASTARE; translated from the coding sequence ATGGCTTACCTATTGCTTTACGTTGATGACATCATTCTTGTTACTTCAAATGACTTATTGAGGAAACGCCTTCTAACCATGTTCTCACAGGAATTTGCTATGAAGGATTTAGGTCCATTACGTTCTTTTTTAGGTATATCAGTTACTCGCTCACCTGAAAGGTTATTTCTTGATCAGCATGCATATACGAAAGATATATTTCATCGCGTTGGGTTATCAGATTGTAACATGGCTGCTACACATGTTGATACTTCTGCTAAATTAAGTTCAAAAAATGGGAAACCATATTCGAATCCTACAAAGTACAGAAGCTTAGCGGGTGCGTTGCAATACCTCACGTTTACTCGTCCGGATATCTCTTATGCGGTTCAACAAGTCTGTTTACACATGTATGATCCCAAAGATATTCACATGTTAGCTCTTAAGCGTATCTTACGTTATTTGCAAGGCACTCCTACTCTTGGTTTACATATTCACAAGTCTCGGTCCACTTCTTTAGTTGCTTTTACGGACGCTGATTGGGGCGGATGCCCCGATACACGACGTTCTACTTCGGGTTATTGTGTTTATTATGGTGATACGCTTATCTCATGGTCCTCTAAACGCCAAGCTACACTCTCTAGGTCTAGTGCGGAGGATGAATATCGCGGTGTAGCCAATGTTGTGGTCGAGTCGTGTTGGCTTCGGAATCTTCTTCTTGAACTTAAATGTCCTATCTCGAAGGCTACTTTAGTTTTTTGTGACAACATCAGCGCTATCTATCTTGCTGGAAATCCTGTTCAACATCAAAGAACAAAACACATAGAACTTGACATTCATTTCGTACGTGAAAAGGTTGCAAAGGGTCAGGTTCGTATTCTTCATGTTCCTACTAGGTACCAGATTGCCGACATTTTCACTAAGGGTCTACCACGTTTACTCTTCGAGGAGTTTCGTTCCAGTCTCGGCATTAGTTCTCCTAACGCTTCGACTGCGAGGGAGTAA